In Polyangium spumosum, the DNA window GCCTGTCTGATCGAACGAGCACGCCGAGATCAGCGCGCCGGACGAGGCGAGGGAGACGACGAATGCGGAGAGGACGGAGAATCGAGGGCGAAGCATGCGGCGATGCTAAGCCGTTTCGAGGCTCGATGGCAATGGGTCAGGGCTCGTACGCGCCGAGCGCGCACTGCGCCTGGTTCCGCGGCTCTCCCCGTTGATCGGTGGCCGGGCAATCCGCGCCCGCCCCGATCGCGGGGCTTCCGGCCTGGGGCGCGATCGTGCGGGTCGGCCCGCCATGGTCCGCGAGGTCGCCGAGGAGCGGGTCCGCGCGCGTGATGCCGGGCGTGCAATCCATGTCGTCCTTCTTGCCGTTCGGCCACTGGAGGTTGTTTTGCCCCGCGCCCGGCGGCTGGGCGTAGGAGCTGCCCGTGCAATTGAGGGGCGTGTACTCGTTGTCCGCGTCGTTGCTGATGATGGAGTTGCGGACCTCGATGTTCGAGACCCGCGCGATGCCCGAGGCGAACTGCGCCGCATTGCCGGCGATCGTGCAGTTGACGACCGTGCCCGTCGTGTTGTCGCCGACGATGAGGCCGCCGCCGATACCACGCGTGGTGAAATCGGCGCGGGGATAGGTGGCATTGCCCGTGATGGTGACGTTCGTGAGCTCGGCGATGGCGGGCGTCGCGCCGTGGCCGAGGATCCAGAGGCCAGCGAAGGCCTCGGATCGGTTGTTCGAGACGGTCGACGCGGTCATGGTGACATGCGTGCCCTGGATGTAGAGGCCGCCGGCGCTGCTCGGCTCGTCGGCGTCGCCGTGATCCTCGATGGAGTTGCCGTCGAAGGTCGAACGATCGATACGCGTGGGCTCCGTCTCGTACCCCGTGCGGAAGAGCCCGCCGCCGAAGGCGCGGCCCTGGTTGTTCCGGACGACCGTGCCGCAGATCGAGAGCGTCCGGCCCTGGCCATCCATGCTGATCGCGCCGCCATTGCCGCCGCGGCCGGCCTGCTGGCCATTCTCGTCGATGTAATTGGCGCCGTAGCCGGTGGCATGGTTGTCTTCGATCGTGCTGTTGGCGAGGACGATCCCCGCGCCGAGCGCGCCGATGGCGCCGCCGTTGGCGGCGCGGTTGCCCGAGAAGTGGCTGCCGCTCACGGTGAGCGTGCCCAGGCCGATGCTGTAAATGGCGCCGCCCGCGACGTCCGGGCCCTCGAGCGCGGCCTCGTTGTCCAGAAAGACGCAATCGACGACGCTGACGTTGCCGCCGCGGTGATAGATGGCGCCGCCGCCGCCGTCGATGTCGGTGCCGAGCGGAATGGCCGTGCCCGAGGCCTTGCCGTCGCGGAGCGTGAGGCGCTGGACGGTGAGGGTCGGGCTCGTGGCCTCGAAGTTTTTCGTATCCATCTCGAAGATGCGGGTCTTCTTGTCGCCGCTCAAGGTGACGAGGCCGCCGCCGTCGACGACGGTGTCGGCCGTGATCTCCTTGGCCGTGCTCAGGAGGATGGTGACGGGCGCAGGGCCACAATCGAAGACGATGACGCCACCACCCGCGATCGCCGCGTCGAGCGCCGCCTCGGTGCAGCTCTCGGGCGTGCCGGCGCCGACGGTCGTGGTGGGATTGGTGGTGTCGACGAGCTCGTTCGGCGGGTCGCAGGTGAACGAGGCGCCGCCGCCGCCGCCGCCGCTTCCGCCGCCGCCACCGCTGCCACCGCTGCCGCCGCTGCCGCTTCCGGCGCCGCTGCCGCCGCTTCCGCCGCTTCCGCTTCCGGCGCCGCTTCCGCTTCCGTTTTCACCACCATTGCCTCCGCAGGCGGCGAGGAGCGTGGTGCAGGTCAGCGTGACGAGGGCGAGGGACGAAAAGAAAGATCGCATGGAGGACCTCCGCAGTTGCTGTCCATCCTTACGCGAGTCGCGCGGGGATATGAAGACGATCGCACGATCCTGCGAAGACGGCCGAGCGCACATGGTATGTAGCCGCCCGTGAACGAAAACGTCGCCGCGCGCCGGCTCCTCGTCCGCGCCACCTTCGTCGTCTCCACGATCCTCGTGGCCTCCTGCGGCGAGCCCCCGAAGCCCCCGGTGGCGCCGGCGGCCTCGTCCGTCGCGGCGGCGGCGCCCGCGCTCTCACGCGTGCCCGCGCAGTGGCGCTTCGATCTGCGCGCCGAGCCCGCGTCGGGGCGGGACGGCATGGTCACGAGCGACGCGGCGGACGCGACACGCGTGGGCGTCGAGATCCTCCGCAAGGGCGGCGGCGCCGTGGACGCGGCGATCGGCGTGGCGTTCGCGCTCGCCGTGGTGTTCCCGCAGGCCGGGAACATCGGCGGCGGAGGGTTCATGGTCGTCCGCGCGGAGAAAGGCGAGGTGCGCGCGCTCGATTTCCGCGAGACCGCGCCGGCGAAGGCGACGCGGGAGATGTTCTTCGGGAAAAACGACGCCTCCCTCGTGGGACACCTCGCCGCGGGCGTGCCGGGCGCGGTGGCCGGGCTCTGGGAGGCGCACCGCGTGTACGGGAAGCTGCCGTGGAAGGAGCTCGTGGCGCCCGCGATCCGGCTCGCGGAGGAGGGGTTCTCCGTGGACGAGGGGCTCGCCGAGATCCTCCGGCATCGCGCGGCCGATCTTGCTCGTTTTCCATCCTCGGCCGCGATGTTTTTGCCCGGAGGCGAGCCGCTCGCCGTCGGGGCGGTCCTGAAAAACCCTGAGCTCGCGCGGGCGCTCGAGCGCATCGCGGAGCGCGGGGCGCCGGGGTTTTACGAGGGGGAGACGGCGAGGCTCATTGCCTCGGAAATGAAGGCGGGCGGGGGGATCGTCACGGCCGAGGATCTCGCGGCGTACAGGCCGGTCTGGCGGACGCCGGTCGAGATGAAATACCGCGGGCACGAGGTCTTCGCGATGCCGCCGCCCTCCTCGGGCGGGCTCGTGCTCGCTTTCATGCTCGGCGTGCTCGAGGGCCATGACCTCGGGAAGATGGGGTTCCTCTCGCCCGAGGCCCTGCACGTCACGGTGGAGACGTCGCGCCGCGCGTTCGCCCTGCGAAACCATTACCTCGGCGATC includes these proteins:
- a CDS encoding choice-of-anchor Q domain-containing protein; translation: MRSFFSSLALVTLTCTTLLAACGGNGGENGSGSGAGSGSGGSGGSGAGSGSGGSGGSGGGGGSGGGGGGASFTCDPPNELVDTTNPTTTVGAGTPESCTEAALDAAIAGGGVIVFDCGPAPVTILLSTAKEITADTVVDGGGLVTLSGDKKTRIFEMDTKNFEATSPTLTVQRLTLRDGKASGTAIPLGTDIDGGGGAIYHRGGNVSVVDCVFLDNEAALEGPDVAGGAIYSIGLGTLTVSGSHFSGNRAANGGAIGALGAGIVLANSTIEDNHATGYGANYIDENGQQAGRGGNGGAISMDGQGRTLSICGTVVRNNQGRAFGGGLFRTGYETEPTRIDRSTFDGNSIEDHGDADEPSSAGGLYIQGTHVTMTASTVSNNRSEAFAGLWILGHGATPAIAELTNVTITGNATYPRADFTTRGIGGGLIVGDNTTGTVVNCTIAGNAAQFASGIARVSNIEVRNSIISNDADNEYTPLNCTGSSYAQPPGAGQNNLQWPNGKKDDMDCTPGITRADPLLGDLADHGGPTRTIAPQAGSPAIGAGADCPATDQRGEPRNQAQCALGAYEP
- the ggt gene encoding gamma-glutamyltransferase codes for the protein MNENVAARRLLVRATFVVSTILVASCGEPPKPPVAPAASSVAAAAPALSRVPAQWRFDLRAEPASGRDGMVTSDAADATRVGVEILRKGGGAVDAAIGVAFALAVVFPQAGNIGGGGFMVVRAEKGEVRALDFRETAPAKATREMFFGKNDASLVGHLAAGVPGAVAGLWEAHRVYGKLPWKELVAPAIRLAEEGFSVDEGLAEILRHRAADLARFPSSAAMFLPGGEPLAVGAVLKNPELARALERIAERGAPGFYEGETARLIASEMKAGGGIVTAEDLAAYRPVWRTPVEMKYRGHEVFAMPPPSSGGLVLAFMLGVLEGHDLGKMGFLSPEALHVTVETSRRAFALRNHYLGDPAFVPIPTNGFVSAEALREARASIDPARATPSSEVGPGRGGANEKKHTTHFSIVDREGAAVALTTTINTSLGSAVVVRGGGFLLNNEMDDFATEPGRPNVFGLVQGEANAVAPGKRMLSSMTPTIVVGPDGAVRIVTGAAGGPTIISATLAVITNVLDHGMDATAAVGAPRVHHQHLPDQIFHEEGGLPEDVKKALGALGHRFEAWDAIADAPSIVRGPGGVWMGAAEPRNKSGLALGL